The following proteins are encoded in a genomic region of Streptomyces sp. SLBN-31:
- a CDS encoding TetR/AcrR family transcriptional regulator, with protein sequence MLYAVFMSASVPPFPASQEPVGEAELLQLGSVGDEPCLRADAARNRAALLEAASRLIAEHGAAGVTMEAVAAAAKVGKGTVFRRFGDRTGLLMALLDHSARKLQADFLGGPPPLGPGAPPLERLRAFGVALLYRSAEQLDLQLAAQPEPARRFAHPSIRALTTHVMVLLRQIVPDADCELLAQALLGYLDPALIHHLTSQRGIPLERLERGWVDLVARVTGTEPPC encoded by the coding sequence ATGCTTTACGCTGTCTTCATGTCCGCCTCCGTGCCGCCCTTCCCGGCCTCCCAGGAGCCCGTCGGCGAGGCCGAGTTGTTGCAGCTCGGATCCGTCGGGGACGAGCCCTGCCTGCGTGCCGACGCCGCCCGCAACCGAGCCGCGCTGCTGGAGGCGGCCTCCCGGCTGATCGCCGAGCACGGCGCGGCCGGGGTCACGATGGAGGCGGTGGCCGCGGCGGCCAAGGTCGGCAAGGGGACCGTCTTCCGTCGCTTCGGCGACCGCACGGGTCTGCTGATGGCCCTGTTGGACCACTCCGCGAGGAAGTTGCAGGCCGACTTCCTCGGCGGCCCGCCGCCGCTGGGCCCCGGCGCGCCGCCCCTGGAGCGGTTGCGGGCGTTCGGTGTGGCGCTGCTGTACCGCTCGGCCGAGCAGCTCGATCTCCAGCTGGCCGCGCAGCCCGAGCCGGCCCGCCGGTTCGCTCACCCCTCGATCCGGGCGCTCACGACGCACGTGATGGTCCTGTTGCGGCAGATCGTGCCGGACGCCGACTGCGAACTGCTCGCCCAGGCGCTGCTGGGGTACCTCGACCCCGCGCTGATCCACCACCTGACCAGCCAGCGCGGGATTCCCCTGGAGCGGCTGGAGCGAGGCTGGGTGGACCTCGTCGCCCGCGTGACGGGAACAGAGCCGCCCTGCTGA
- a CDS encoding benzaldehyde dehydrogenase, whose product MPLLDPKTWQARPLSGPEYAVTEPATGDTLATVTLAAAEDVGTAAEAARVAQAEWARVPHFVRAGVLRKAGDLFAAHADELREWLVRESGSIAGKADFELHVAAQECYEAAALASRPAGQILPSEAPRLSYTRRVPVGVVGVISPFNAPLILSIRSVAPALALGNAVLLKPDPRTAVCGGLSLAAVFAEAGLPEGLLHVLPGGPDVGQALVADPQVPVISFTGSTAAGRAVGEAAGRHLKRVHLELGGNSALVVLEDADIDAVISTAAWGSFFHQGQICMTTGRHLVHRSLYEDYVERLAAKADSLAVGDPHREQVHLGPIIDDHQLTKIHGLVEASTSHGAKLAAGGTHERLFYRPTVLAGVDDHTPAYAEEVFGPVAPVRSFATADEAAALAAAGEYGLSLGIVTRDTGRGLDLAERIPTGIVHINDQTVNDEAVAPFGGVAASGTGARFGGEANLEAFTDIRWTTVRGDVAPYPF is encoded by the coding sequence ATGCCGCTGCTCGACCCGAAAACCTGGCAAGCCCGCCCGCTGTCGGGACCGGAGTACGCCGTCACGGAGCCCGCCACCGGGGACACGCTGGCCACGGTCACCCTCGCCGCCGCCGAGGACGTCGGCACCGCCGCCGAGGCCGCCCGCGTCGCCCAGGCCGAGTGGGCCCGCGTCCCGCACTTCGTCCGCGCGGGCGTCCTGCGCAAGGCCGGCGACCTGTTCGCGGCGCACGCCGACGAACTGCGCGAGTGGCTCGTCCGCGAGTCCGGCTCGATCGCCGGCAAGGCCGACTTCGAGCTGCACGTCGCCGCCCAGGAGTGCTACGAGGCCGCCGCACTCGCCTCCCGCCCGGCCGGACAGATCCTGCCCAGCGAGGCACCACGCCTGTCGTACACCCGCCGCGTCCCGGTGGGCGTCGTCGGCGTGATCTCCCCGTTCAACGCGCCGCTGATCCTGTCCATCCGCTCGGTCGCCCCCGCCCTGGCGCTCGGCAACGCGGTCCTGCTCAAGCCGGACCCGCGGACCGCCGTGTGCGGCGGGCTGTCCCTGGCCGCGGTCTTCGCCGAGGCGGGCCTGCCCGAGGGACTGCTGCACGTGCTGCCCGGCGGCCCCGACGTCGGCCAGGCACTCGTCGCCGACCCCCAAGTGCCGGTCATCTCGTTCACCGGCTCCACCGCCGCGGGCCGCGCCGTCGGTGAGGCCGCCGGACGCCACCTCAAGCGGGTCCACCTGGAACTGGGCGGCAACTCCGCCCTGGTCGTCCTGGAGGACGCCGACATCGACGCGGTGATCTCCACGGCCGCCTGGGGCTCGTTCTTCCACCAGGGCCAGATCTGCATGACGACCGGCCGGCACCTCGTGCACCGGTCGCTGTACGAGGACTACGTCGAGCGCCTCGCCGCCAAGGCCGACTCCCTCGCCGTCGGCGACCCCCATCGCGAACAGGTCCACCTCGGCCCGATCATCGACGACCACCAGCTCACGAAGATCCACGGCCTGGTCGAGGCCAGCACCTCGCACGGCGCCAAGCTGGCCGCGGGCGGCACCCACGAGCGGCTGTTCTACCGGCCGACGGTCCTCGCGGGCGTCGACGACCACACCCCCGCGTACGCCGAGGAGGTCTTCGGCCCGGTCGCGCCCGTACGGTCCTTCGCCACCGCCGACGAGGCGGCGGCGCTGGCCGCGGCGGGCGAGTACGGCCTGTCCCTGGGCATCGTCACCCGCGACACCGGCCGTGGCCTGGACCTCGCCGAGCGGATCCCGACCGGCATCGTCCACATCAACGACCAGACGGTCAACGACGAGGCCGTGGCACCCTTCGGCGGCGTCGCCGCCTCCGGAACCGGCGCCCGCTTCGGCGGCGAGGCCAACCTGGAGGCCTTCACCGACATCCGCTGGACGACGGTACGCGGAGACGTCGCGCCGTACCCGTTCTAG
- a CDS encoding NAD(P)/FAD-dependent oxidoreductase, with protein MTTHHPIAVVGAGLGGLALARVLHVHGIEAALYDLDASPTARVQGGMLDIHDDSGQGALRAARLYEEFLALVHQGGQAVRVLDKDATVVLDQPDDDAGGRPEIDRGDLRDLLLGSLPEGTVRWGAKVTGARPLGDGRHEVALADGTVFTTDLLVGADGAWSRVRPLVSDARPAYTGVSFVEVDLHDADLRHPVSAEVVGDGMLFALGEGRGFLAHRETDGSLHVYAALVSAEEWLDGVDFTDTEAAKARVLEHFADWDKSLRSLIADADGALVPRRIHALPVGHRWQRVPGVTLLGDAAHLMSPFAGEGANLALLDGAELGLALAAHPGDTEAALAAYEEKLFPRSERSAAESARQGDSLFRADAPQRLADLFTAHG; from the coding sequence ATGACCACACACCACCCCATCGCCGTCGTCGGCGCCGGACTCGGCGGCCTCGCCCTCGCCCGCGTGCTGCACGTGCACGGCATCGAGGCCGCCCTCTACGACCTGGACGCCTCCCCCACGGCGCGCGTCCAGGGCGGCATGCTCGACATCCACGACGACTCGGGACAGGGGGCGCTGCGCGCCGCGCGGCTGTACGAGGAGTTCCTGGCCCTCGTCCATCAGGGCGGGCAGGCCGTACGGGTCCTCGACAAGGACGCGACGGTCGTCCTGGACCAGCCGGACGACGACGCCGGGGGCCGTCCCGAGATCGACCGCGGCGACCTGCGCGACCTGCTGCTCGGCTCACTGCCCGAGGGCACCGTCCGCTGGGGCGCCAAGGTCACCGGAGCGCGGCCCCTCGGCGACGGCCGGCACGAGGTGGCGCTCGCCGACGGCACGGTCTTCACCACGGACCTGCTGGTCGGCGCCGACGGCGCCTGGTCACGCGTGCGCCCGCTCGTCTCCGACGCCCGGCCCGCCTACACCGGTGTGTCGTTCGTCGAGGTGGACCTGCACGACGCGGATCTGCGTCACCCGGTCAGCGCCGAGGTGGTCGGCGACGGCATGCTGTTCGCCCTCGGGGAGGGCCGCGGCTTCCTCGCGCACCGGGAGACCGACGGCAGCCTGCACGTCTACGCCGCGCTGGTGAGCGCCGAGGAGTGGCTCGACGGTGTCGACTTCACCGACACCGAGGCGGCCAAGGCCAGGGTTCTTGAGCACTTCGCCGACTGGGACAAGAGCCTGCGGTCTCTGATCGCCGACGCGGACGGCGCCCTCGTCCCGCGGCGCATCCACGCGCTGCCGGTCGGACACCGCTGGCAGCGTGTCCCGGGCGTGACCCTGCTGGGCGACGCCGCGCACCTGATGTCCCCGTTCGCCGGCGAGGGTGCCAACCTCGCGCTGCTCGACGGCGCCGAACTCGGACTGGCCCTCGCCGCCCACCCGGGCGACACCGAGGCCGCGCTGGCCGCCTACGAGGAGAAGCTGTTCCCACGCAGCGAGCGGTCCGCGGCCGAGTCGGCGCGGCAAGGCGACTCGCTCTTCCGGGCCGACGCCCCGCAGCGGCTGGCCGACCTGTTCACCGCCCACGGCTGA
- a CDS encoding NAD(P)H-dependent oxidoreductase, which translates to MSVRILALVGSLRAGSTNRQLAEAAVKFAPEGAEVVIFEGLSEIPFYNEDLDVEGSVPAAAAELRAAAQASDAFLLFSPEYNGTIPAVLKNAIDWLSRPYGAGAFGGKPVAVVGTAFGQYGGVWAQDEARKAVGIAGGKVIEDLKLSIPGSLTRFAETHPADDAEVAAQLTEVVARLHGHAGEAVAA; encoded by the coding sequence ATGTCTGTTCGTATCCTCGCGCTCGTCGGCAGCCTCCGCGCCGGTTCGACCAACCGCCAGCTCGCCGAGGCGGCCGTCAAGTTCGCGCCCGAGGGCGCGGAGGTCGTGATCTTCGAGGGTCTGTCCGAGATCCCGTTCTACAACGAGGACCTCGACGTCGAGGGCAGCGTCCCGGCCGCCGCGGCCGAGCTGCGCGCCGCCGCCCAGGCCTCCGACGCGTTCCTGCTCTTCTCCCCCGAGTACAACGGCACCATTCCGGCCGTCCTGAAGAACGCCATCGACTGGCTGTCCCGCCCCTACGGCGCCGGCGCCTTCGGTGGCAAGCCGGTGGCCGTGGTCGGCACCGCGTTCGGCCAGTACGGCGGCGTGTGGGCGCAGGACGAGGCCCGCAAGGCCGTGGGCATCGCCGGCGGCAAGGTCATCGAGGACCTCAAGCTGTCCATCCCCGGCTCGCTGACCCGCTTCGCCGAGACCCACCCGGCCGACGACGCCGAGGTCGCCGCACAGCTGACCGAGGTCGTCGCCCGCCTGCACGGCCACGCGGGCGAGGCCGTCGCCGCCTGA
- a CDS encoding 4-hydroxybenzoate 3-monooxygenase, giving the protein MRTTVGIIGAGPAGLLLARLLHRTGIDCVVLEARTREYVEHRQRAGMLEQGTVDALREAGAADRLNAEGLVHQGIELRFDRERHHIDFPTLTGGRTVTIYAQTEIVKDLVALQLAEGPPLLFEAEALAIEKPDSDTPVVRFVHEGREQTLTCDWVAGCDGFHGISRAAFPAAAGRAYAHDYPYSWLGILADVAPSCEELVYARGENGFALHSMRSTQVSRLYLQVPNDTDPGGWPDDRIWDELAARFAVDADWTLRRGPVTAKSVTPMRSYVHEPMRHGRLLLAGDAAHIVPPTGAKGLNLAVSDVRVLARALAELHRSGSEQLLDRYSQMCLTRVWQATRFSYEMTKMLHAQPDGDAFETRLQLARLRRITASRHAAAELAANYTGLPLMI; this is encoded by the coding sequence ATGCGCACGACGGTCGGCATCATCGGCGCGGGCCCAGCCGGACTGCTCCTCGCCCGGCTGCTGCACCGCACCGGCATCGACTGCGTCGTCCTGGAGGCCAGGACGCGGGAGTACGTCGAGCACCGCCAGCGCGCCGGAATGCTGGAGCAGGGCACGGTCGACGCCCTGCGCGAGGCGGGGGCGGCCGACCGCCTGAACGCCGAGGGGCTGGTCCACCAGGGCATCGAGCTGCGCTTCGACCGCGAACGCCACCACATCGACTTCCCCACGCTCACCGGCGGCCGCACCGTCACCATCTACGCCCAGACCGAGATCGTGAAGGACCTCGTCGCCCTCCAACTGGCCGAAGGGCCGCCGCTGCTGTTCGAGGCGGAGGCGCTCGCCATCGAGAAACCGGACAGCGACACGCCCGTCGTACGGTTCGTGCACGAGGGCCGGGAGCAGACGCTCACCTGCGACTGGGTGGCCGGCTGCGACGGCTTCCACGGCATCTCCCGCGCCGCGTTCCCGGCCGCCGCGGGCCGGGCGTACGCGCACGACTACCCGTACTCCTGGCTCGGGATCCTCGCCGACGTGGCCCCGTCCTGCGAGGAGCTCGTGTACGCGCGCGGGGAGAACGGCTTCGCCCTGCACAGCATGCGCTCGACGCAGGTCTCCCGGCTCTATCTCCAGGTCCCCAACGACACCGACCCCGGCGGCTGGCCGGACGACCGCATCTGGGACGAACTCGCCGCCCGCTTCGCCGTCGACGCCGACTGGACCCTGCGCCGCGGTCCCGTCACCGCCAAGTCGGTGACGCCGATGCGCAGCTACGTCCACGAGCCGATGCGCCACGGCCGCCTGCTGCTGGCCGGCGACGCCGCCCACATCGTCCCGCCCACCGGCGCCAAGGGCCTCAACCTGGCCGTCTCCGACGTCCGGGTCCTCGCCCGCGCCCTCGCCGAACTGCACCGCAGCGGCTCCGAGCAGCTCCTCGACCGCTATTCGCAGATGTGCCTGACCCGCGTGTGGCAGGCCACGCGATTCTCGTACGAGATGACTAAGATGTTGCATGCTCAACCAGATGGGGACGCGTTCGAGACCCGACTGCAGCTCGCACGGTTGCGCCGGATCACCGCTTCCCGCCACGCGGCGGCCGAACTGGCCGCGAACTACACGGGACTTCCGCTCATGATCTGA
- a CDS encoding LacI family DNA-binding transcriptional regulator gives MRYVMVQIPKTPAPSSPAPRPVPTSADVARLAGVSRATVSYVLNNTSSVRISEPTRRRVHEAAKELGYVPHAAARSLRAGHSRIVLMPAPDVPVGPLYSQFISELQWALGRLDYTVVQFGSVGLYGDEAVRAWAELRPVAVLVPGRGLGPQGVKVLKGSGARAVVTLGPEPVDGAHALLMDHEAVGHCAGSHLHDRGRRRIGVIVPREHGLESFSVPRLKGVRDALHGTTATLTELPLAYEEDSAARLAARWRDLDLDAVFAYNDEYAMLLMRALQDEGVRIPEEVAVIGADDLMLGRLLRPRLSTVHIELPSGRDLAELVDRAVRDPAAAPETHKVLGATVVRRDSS, from the coding sequence ATGCGGTACGTCATGGTGCAGATACCGAAAACGCCCGCGCCCTCGTCCCCGGCACCACGGCCCGTGCCGACGAGCGCCGATGTGGCCCGCCTGGCCGGAGTCTCGCGCGCGACCGTTTCCTACGTCCTCAACAACACCAGCTCCGTCCGCATCAGCGAGCCCACGCGCCGCCGCGTCCACGAGGCCGCCAAGGAACTCGGATACGTCCCCCACGCCGCCGCCCGCAGTCTGCGCGCCGGGCACAGCCGCATCGTTCTGATGCCCGCGCCCGACGTCCCGGTCGGCCCGCTCTACAGCCAGTTCATCAGCGAGCTGCAGTGGGCGCTCGGCCGCCTGGACTACACGGTCGTGCAGTTCGGTTCCGTCGGTCTGTACGGCGACGAGGCCGTCCGCGCCTGGGCCGAACTGCGGCCCGTGGCCGTGCTGGTGCCCGGCCGGGGTCTCGGTCCGCAGGGCGTGAAGGTACTCAAGGGCTCCGGCGCCCGGGCCGTGGTCACCCTCGGCCCCGAGCCCGTCGACGGCGCCCACGCCCTGCTGATGGACCACGAGGCCGTCGGACACTGCGCGGGCAGCCACCTCCATGACCGCGGCCGGCGCCGCATCGGGGTGATCGTGCCCCGGGAACACGGGCTGGAGTCCTTCTCCGTGCCCCGCCTCAAGGGCGTGCGCGACGCCCTGCACGGCACCACCGCGACCCTCACCGAGCTGCCCCTCGCCTACGAGGAGGACTCGGCCGCGCGCCTCGCCGCACGCTGGCGCGATCTCGACCTGGACGCCGTGTTCGCGTACAACGACGAGTACGCGATGCTGCTGATGCGCGCCCTGCAGGACGAGGGCGTGCGCATTCCGGAGGAGGTGGCCGTCATCGGTGCCGACGACCTCATGCTCGGCCGGCTGCTCAGGCCGCGGCTGAGCACGGTCCACATCGAGCTGCCGTCCGGCCGCGACCTCGCCGAACTGGTCGACCGCGCGGTCCGCGACCCGGCGGCCGCGCCCGAGACGCACAAGGTGCTGGGCGCCACGGTGGTCCGCCGCGACTCCAGCTGA
- a CDS encoding TetR/AcrR family transcriptional regulator, giving the protein MTDRSDTPRSRRERPAKPALSREGIVAAAVAILRAEGLQKVTMRRLAQELDTGPASLYVYVRNTAELHAAVLDELLGTVGRAPAAGDWRERLERVLDSYTEMLFAHPSLARSALSARPSGPHYLNLIETLLALLDEGGVPPAQAAWGVDLLLQHATASAAEHAETASEEDWDALRGALRDVPERTHPRISALGDALLSGTPETRLAWGRRTLIAGIERTAVPE; this is encoded by the coding sequence ATGACAGATCGATCCGACACCCCGCGCAGCCGCCGGGAGCGCCCGGCCAAGCCCGCTCTGAGCAGGGAGGGCATCGTGGCCGCCGCCGTCGCGATCCTGCGGGCCGAGGGGTTGCAGAAGGTGACCATGCGGCGCCTGGCGCAGGAGCTCGACACCGGCCCCGCCTCGCTGTACGTCTACGTCCGCAACACCGCCGAGCTGCACGCGGCCGTCCTGGACGAACTGCTCGGCACCGTCGGGCGGGCGCCGGCCGCGGGTGACTGGCGGGAGCGTCTGGAGCGGGTGCTGGACTCGTACACCGAGATGCTCTTCGCGCACCCGAGCCTGGCCCGTTCCGCGCTGAGCGCCCGCCCGAGCGGCCCGCACTACCTGAACCTCATCGAGACGCTGCTGGCCCTGCTGGACGAGGGCGGTGTCCCGCCCGCGCAGGCCGCGTGGGGTGTGGACCTGCTGCTGCAGCACGCGACGGCGTCCGCCGCCGAGCACGCCGAGACGGCCTCCGAGGAGGACTGGGACGCCCTGCGCGGGGCCCTGCGCGACGTCCCGGAACGTACGCATCCGCGCATCTCCGCCCTGGGCGACGCGCTCCTGTCCGGGACGCCCGAGACACGCCTGGCCTGGGGGCGGCGGACGCTCATCGCCGGCATCGAGCGCACCGCCGTACCCGAATGA